The DNA window AATATTCTTTGTGTGTAAAACTGCTGATCGCCTGAACCACATATTCATAAAAACAACTCATTACCGCCGCAGGATTTCCGGGTAAAGCAAATACAAGCGTTTGATTGTGACGTCCAAAATAAAAGGGTTTACCTGGTTTTTGTTTGATTTTATGAAATATTTTTTGAACCCCACATTTTCCTAACGAAGCGGGAACCAAATCATAATCGCCTACCGAAACACCACCTGTAAGAATCAGAATATCGGAACTCAATTGTTTCGAAATGGCTTTTTCAATTTCTTCTTCAACATCATCGACCACTTCAACCGAAACAGGGTTTATCCCTAATTGTTGTAAGGCAGCAATCAGACCAATGGAATTCGATTCGAAAATTTTACCTTCTGAAATTTCATCATTTGCCCCAGCAAGTTCTTTGCCGGTTACAATAATACTGACCGTTGGTTTCGAAAATACGTTTACTTTAGTAATACCAATTCCTGCTAAAAACGAAATCGCAACGGGTGTTACTAATTGTTGTTCTTGCAAGGCCATTTCTCCCTTTTTTGTTTGTGAACCTTGGGGGCGAACGTTCGTTCCCGAGACCAATGAAGCATCCAGAATTTGAATCGAATTTCCATCGCGATTGACTTTTTCCTGCATCACCACCGTATCTGTTCCCGGTGGAATTGGAGCTCCTGTATAAATTCGTACCGCTTGATTGGATTCTACTATTTTATCCGAATAATTCCCAGTTTGAATTTCGCCAATAACCGTCAATTTGCTTTTTTGATCCCAGTTTTCGAAGGAAAAAGCATAACCATCCATCGCCGACTGATCAAAGGGTGGCGTGTCTATTACTGCATAAATAGGTTCGGCCAAAATGCTCCCATTGGCTTCAAGCAGGCTCAAGGTTACTACTTTCGATGCACAGCAATTTTCGTCTATTAGCTGTTTGGCTTCTTTTACATTTATCATTTTTATATTTATTTTCGATATGCCAAAAAAGGAATAACGGTGTTCAAAAAAAAGGCTTATCCTCCTATGTTTATCATACTTCTGTTGTCAATTTTCGTGGCGTCAATTTTTTTATAATCGCCTTGAAATTGTCCGCCCAATGCTTCGGCTTTGCTTGCGACACATTGCTTTATGATTGGAACAATATCTTCTGAATTTCGGAGTGCGGTCAAAATATCGGCTTCGCCTTTAGAAAATAAACAATTCTTCATTTTACCATCGGCGGTGAGTCGCATTCGGTTACAATTGCCACAAAACGGAGCGCTCATTGTACTGATTACGGCAAAAGTGCCTTCGTGACCCAAGGGTTTGAATTTTTTGGCGGTTTCAGTTGCACCGTCTTTCATTCGGAGGAAACTGTATTTTGTTGCCGCAACATCTATAATTTCCTGATAACTAAACACTTTTTGGGTGTTCCATTGGTTTTTATCAAAAGGCATAAATTCGATAAACCGAACGTGAACAGGCTGTTTTTTCGTCCACTCGATAAAATCAAGGATTTCCGAATCGTTGAAATCTCGCATTACAACCGTATTTACTTTGACGTGAAACCCTTCATCTATGAGTTGCTGAATGTTGTTCCACACTTTTTCGAAAACATTGCGCTTGGTAATGGTAAAAAACTGCTCTTTATCAAGCGTATCAAGGCTTACATTAATCGATTTTATTCCTGCTTTTTTGAAAACGTCAATAAACTCATTGGTTCTTAGTCCGTTTGTAGTCAAAGTGAGTTCCACTGGAAATTTCGAAAGTGCCAAAACTATTTCAGCAAAGTCCTTTCTAACCAAAGGTTCACCACCAGTAAGGCGAATTTTGTTCACCCCCAATTTCACAAATTCCCGGGCGATAGCATCAATTTCATCGACCGTCATCAAACGAGATGAAGGCATAAAAGAGGTATTTTCGTCTGGAATGCAATACTGACATCTGAAATTACAAACATCGGTCAGCGAAATCCGCAGGTAATCGTGTGCTCTTCCAAAATTATCTTTCAACATATTCAATTATTTTGTTTCTTGGCAATGCATTGGGTTTAGCAGTATAGCAAGCCCATCTATTTGGAGTCAAATTTAAGGTATTATTTTTTCATTCATTCGACCTGCTTGCCATTTTTCAAAGAAATGCACTAAGTATTCTTGAAAAATCAAAAAAAACTAAAAATCAATCTATTTATTTCACAAATGATAATTTAACCAAAATTCAGATTACCATAAAAAAATAAAAAAGGCGATGATTTAAAATAAACCATCGCCTTTTAGTCCAACTATCAAAAAGCTATGTAAAAATAATTTGGGTTCTATCGCCGTCACATAATTCGTAAAATTCCCCAATGGTAATGATGTCTTTCACCTCATCCGAAAAATCGTCTTTAGTCAATTTGAACATATCCACGGCAAGTTTACAAGCATAAATCGAACCTCCACCAGCAGTAATCATTTCCAGAAATTCATCTACCGGAGGCATTCCCAATTCTTCCATTTGCTTTCTCATCATACTTGAAACCGCCGATTCTACGCCAGGCAATCCGCCAAGCATTGTTGGAAAAGGAATTCCTCCCGGCATTTTCATCGCGGGGTTACCTGTTGTGGCTGTATGCAAATGATTCATCGATTTTTTGGTAATTCCTTCAAGTCCAAAAAAGGTAAAAAACACATTAGTTTCTATTCCTTCCATAACAGCTCCGTTGGCCATAACTAGCGCTGCATACACATCTTCTAAATTACCTTTAGCACAAATAATACAAACTTTTTCTAAAGGTTTTTTTTCTTTAATTTCCATCTTTTGACAATTAAATTAGATACAACTTTTTGGCTTAGGGATTCCAGCCATTTTACTGGAGAATTTCAACGGCCCTTTAGGAAATAATTCATACAATTGCTTGATATCGACAATCCCACTTTTCCCAACACCTCTTATTGATAATGCCACTTCTTTTCGTTGCTGATCTTGCAAATAAGCGAGGACTTCAAAATGTTTATCGGTCAGCTCGTTGATTCCAACTTCTTTCCCAATTTCGATTGCAATGTCTTTATTCCATTGAGCTAAATCGGTTAAATAGCCTTCTTTGTCCACACTAACCGTTTGCCCTGCATATACTTTTTCCATCTTAAATTTATTTTATATTAAACATTATTTTTAGTCAAAATTCTTTCCTGCTTTGCTCATTTTTGGAGTTATGAATGGTAATTTTCTTGCTGGCAACAGCATATTCCAATAAACCCATCTGAACGCCAATTTGCCCCAATGATTCAATCGAGATTCTGTAAGCAGATTCAAGGGGCCAATCCCAGCAAAAGGAAACTTACCTGAGACGGGTTCGTATTCGTAATTAAAATCAATCAATAGCGCTTTTCCGTGACCTGTTTCAATAAAACAATTGGCGTGCCCGTCAAAATCGGGTTTCAATTCTTTTCCTTCGATATACAAAAGGATGTTTTCGGTTAAAATTTCAGCTTGAAAGTGAGCCACAGAACCCGCTTTGGAGGCAGGAACATTGGTGCAATCGCCCAAAGCAAAAATGTTTTCTTTCACTTTTGTTTGCAAGGTGTTTTTATCGGTCGGAACATAATTCATATCGTCGCCGATGCCGGATCTTGACATCAAATCATCTCCCATATTGGTCGGAATGGTCACTAACAAATCGAAAGGCACTTCTTCACCGCCGTAATCCACAATTTTTCCGTTTTCTCCATCAATATGTTCTACAGCAAAATCGGGTACAATTTTGATATTTTTGTCCTTTAATAAATACGTTAAAGCGGTGGTACATTTTTCTTTTGTAAATGCACCAGAAAGTGGAGTAACATAGGTGATATCCACTTTATCACGTATGCCTTTATTGATGAAAAATGTATCGGCAAGGAAAGCGAATTCTAAGGGAGCAACAGGACATTTTATGGGCATTTCAGTAATATGAATCACTAATTTTCCCCCTTTCCAATCTCTTAATTTGTCTCTCAAAGCCAAGGCTCCTTCGAAAGTATAAAAGTCAAAAATGGTTTTGTACCAATAATCACCTAACATTCCTTGCACTTCGCCGGGAGCGGTTTTTGTTCCGGTGGCAAGAATTAAAATATCGTAGGTTAATTTTGTACCATTTTCTAAAACAACCGTATCTGAGTCTTTATCAATAAAATCAATTTTTTCTCGAATCAATTTTACTCCCTTTGGAATAAATTCATCAATCGATTTTTTTACATCCTCAGGTTTATAGGTATCAAAAGGCAAAAACAAAAATCCTGGTTGGTAATAATGGGTTTTGTATTGGTCGACAATGGTAATTTCCCAATCTGATTTTTTTAATTTTTTAATGAGGTGACTTGCCATCATTGTTCCGGCTGTTCCTGCACCAAGTATGACTAACTTTTTCATATCTACTTTACTAATTTCATAGGTTAAAAGTAGTAGGAATAAAAAACAAGGATGGTAACAATAGTTACACAACTGCTTATTTTTTTAATTTATCTTCATTTTTATCAGAATTGTGCAAAAAGTGAATTCGCATCAACGAAAATCTTACGAATTATAAAAAGCCCTCTGTTTCCAAAAACAACAAAAAGCACTGATTTCTCAATGCTATTTTTACTTTCTAAAAAGAATTTTGTTTAAATCTGAGCCGTGGCTTTATTTCTAAAAAATAGAAACTGCATCATCATCGACATCACAATGGTCAGCATAGCTCCTATAAAGTTGAGCCACAAATAACCCAATTTTTCTTCGCCACTTGGGTAAATAAATATGGTGAAATAATAAATGACAAATATGGCAATTTGACTCAAAACGGCGCTGTAAAAAATAGCTTTGGCCTGAACGAATTTAATATAAAAACCGACCAAGAAAATACCCAAAACGGTACCATAAAATATAGAACCTACGATATTAACCAATTGAATCAAGTTTTCGAATAGCGTGCCAATACTTGCAAAAAGGATGGCAACAATTCCCCAAAATAAGGTGAAAAACTTGGTAACATTGACATAATGCGTTTCGTTCTTTTCTGCTTTGACATTGCGCTTGTAAATATCGATAGCTGTAGTCGAAGCCAAAGCATTCAAGCCAGAAGCAGTAGAGGACATCGCCGCCGAAATGATTACGGCTAGCAATAAACCAATCAATCCTTTGGGTAAATAATGCAGGATAAAATGAAAGAAAACATAATCTTTATCATTGGTCTCATTGCGGTCATCGGCTTTCTGAATGAGTTCTTTGGCGTGGTCTCTCAAATCTTTTTCTTTACTCGATAAGGCAACCAATTCCTTTCGCAGCGTCGGATTGTCATAATCCTGATTGAGCTGATCAATGTACAATAAGTTGATTACTTTTTTATCCTCGGATAAGGCTTCTAATTTTTTTTCTAGAACCTGATACTCCTCTTTATATTCAGACTTATCGATACTAATTTTATTATTGGGATTAAAATTCAAAGGCACTGGATTGAATTGAAAAAACACAAAAACCATCACTCCGGTAAGCAATATCAAGAATTGCATTGGTACTTTGAGCAAGCCGTTCATAATCAAACCCATTTGGCTTTCGCGGACGGATTTCCCAGACAAATAGCGTCCCACCTGGGATTGGTCGGTACCAAAATAGGCCAAAGCCAAGAAAAAACCGCCTGTAAGTCCGCTCCAAATCGTATATTTTTCTTCCGGATCAAATGAAAAATCAACGATATTCATTTTGTCATTTGCGCCAGCAATATGCAGGGCATTGCTAAACGTCATATCATTGGGTAAATAATACAAAATGAGAAGAAATGTGGTAAACATTCCCATCATTATCACAAACATTTGTTGCTTCTGAGTGACATTTACGGCTTTTGTACCTCCGGAAAAAGTATAAATTATGACCAAAACCCCAATTACTATGTTCATCAAGGTTAAATTCCAGCCTAGTAAAGCCGACAAAATGATTGATGGCGCATAAATGGTCAATCCGGTTCCTAATCCTCTTTGTACTAAGAACAGTATCGCCGCTAGTGAACGCGTTTTTAAATCGAAGCGTTTTTCGAGGTATTCATAAGCGGTATACACTTTATATTTGTGGTATAAGGGTATGAAAGTCAGGCAAATCACCACCATCGCAATAGGCAAACCAAAATAGAATTGTATGAAACCCATTCCGTCGTGGTAGGCCTGTCCGGGTGTGGACAAAAAAGTAATCGCACTGGCCTGCGTCGCCATAACCGAAAGTCCCACGGTATACCAAGGAGTTTCATTGTTGCCAAGAATATAATCTTCTACATTTTTACTCCCCTTCGTTTTCCAAACGCCATAAATCACAATGAAAAGCAGGGTTACTATTAATACAATCCAGTCGAATAGTTGCATAGGCTAAGAATAAAACTTCATTAATAAACAAAAAATCAAAATGTAAATCACATTGGCTACCAAAACCCAAGTGTAGCTTTTTTTCCAGGTTTTTACTTTTTTAGTTATCATAACAGAAGTATTAGGGTTTCACTTTTTGTGCAGGCAATTTCACATCATTCTGAATAGAAATTAGATTCGACAACAATTTGTAAGCTCCAGAAACGCCTTCGGGCAATTCTCTGAAAAAACTTAAACCCGTGTAAATATAATGTCCTTTTCCGTAAGGAGCGATTAATAGTGCTCCATTTTTAGGAGTTTCCCCTTTATCATTAGACGATAAAATGGGTGTAAATGCTTGATCGAATTCTCTCGGATAATACAAACCTTGCTCTTGTTTCCACCCTTCAAAATCTTTGGCAGTAATTTTATTTGGTGAACTCAAAACGGGATGATTGGGCGCCAAAAACCGAACTTCTGCGTTTTCCTGTGTCACACGATCGGAAGATATTTTCAAAGGAAATGGGGCAATATACTCTGTAACCAAATCATTTGGATTATTGTATTGCACTAGCATTATCTTTCCGCCTTTTACAAAATCAAAAAGAATAGTCTGCTTGTTTGCCAAGGCTTGAACGGTATTGTATGCCCGAATTCCTGTTATAACCATATCAAAGTTTGCCATTTTTTCAGGTGAAATTTCTTCGGGATTCAGCAGTGTTACTTTATACCCCATTTGGGTCAAACTGCTAGGAACCTCATCTCCTGCTCCCATAATGTAGGCAATTCTTTCGTTATTGGTTTTCAAATCCATACGGATAAATTTAGATTCCGCCGGCTTCAAAACTTGCTGCTTGGTGATATGATTGAAATCGATAATGATTTGCTCATTGTCAAAGACTTTTCCCTCTACAATGGCAACGCTTTTAGCAACCGCTTCCTCGGGAGCATTGGGCGGAGTCACTTCGAAATAATAGGTTTGCTCGGTTCCTTTTTTATCTAAAACAAAAGCAATATTGCGGGGTTGCACCGTCCAACTGTTGGGCAATTCGAGTTGTAAATCACCTTTGACTGCATCTTTTCCCGCCTTTACTTTTACAGCAATATATTTCTTTTTAGTATCTTTAAATAGCGAAACTTTATCCAGAATACTGGTGGTCACCTCCGGAACAATATCCAAATAATTGTACATTTCTCCTTTGACATCGTCATTGTATTTATAAACAACAGTTCGCTCGAAAGGAATTTCGATTCCGCTGATTTGAATATTAAAAACAACTTTAACTGTTCGAATTATATCGGGAATTCCAATGTTTTTGGGTTCGCTGACCGTGTACATCCCCACAGTTCCTTTGTCCTTCAACCAATACGGCTGCGTATAATCAATTGCAGCGGGTAACTGAACATCTAGTGTTGTTTTTTGCGAGATATTGAAATTTAAAGGCAAATTTTTAACTGTCGCTTTCTGTTCCGGCAAAGCGGTCACGCTCACAAATTGCATAGGGACCATACTCCTATTGATGGCTTCAATTGTTAGGTTCACTAGGCTTCCCTTGGTGACTTCTTGATTTTGTGCCACAGCCTCAAGATATAGCCCGGCACAAGCCGCGATAGTATTTTTGATTTCTTCTAATTTTATTGGTTTCCAATGATTTTCGTCCAAAGATTTAATCATCGTATAGGCTTTCGCCAAATCAGGAATGCTGGAAGATGGAGTATTAAAATCGAAGTCCGCGGCTATTTTTGATAAAAGTTCCCCAATAGGCTTCCCTCCTTTTATTCGATTCCAACTGGTATCGATTCCTTCAAAAATGGACGATTTGTTCTGCAAGGGACTTCCATTTATGAATTCTAAATATTCGGTTTCTTCACCCCGACTGCCGGTACTCCCGAATCCTTGTGATTGATGGCGACTGCGACTCAAAGCAGCAATTTCCTGATTGGATTTTCCTTTTGAGGCATAATAAACGCCCGTTTGTAAAGACAACATATTCGTTTTATCCGCCGCATTAAATTTTTCTTGACTGCCATAAAACCACCACGAAGTATTGAAAAACTGACGTTTGGGTTGCCAAGGTTGTACCCAACTCAGTTGCTCTGGAAAAATGCTAGCATCATTTGCCTTGTTAAAACATTCGAAACTCAATTTGGCTGAGGCAGAATGATGTCCGTGAGTATTACCAGAAGTACGATGATCAAAACGGTTGATAATCACATCGGGTTGGAATTTTCGAATGGCCCATACGATATCTGCTTGAACTCGTTCTTTGTCCCAAATTTCCAAAGTTTCTTCGGCATTTTTAGAAAAACCAAAATCGTTTGC is part of the Flavobacterium nackdongense genome and encodes:
- a CDS encoding molybdopterin molybdotransferase MoeA → MINVKEAKQLIDENCCASKVVTLSLLEANGSILAEPIYAVIDTPPFDQSAMDGYAFSFENWDQKSKLTVIGEIQTGNYSDKIVESNQAVRIYTGAPIPPGTDTVVMQEKVNRDGNSIQILDASLVSGTNVRPQGSQTKKGEMALQEQQLVTPVAISFLAGIGITKVNVFSKPTVSIIVTGKELAGANDEISEGKIFESNSIGLIAALQQLGINPVSVEVVDDVEEEIEKAISKQLSSDILILTGGVSVGDYDLVPASLGKCGVQKIFHKIKQKPGKPFYFGRHNQTLVFALPGNPAAVMSCFYEYVVQAISSFTHKEYFKKMALPLAEDFNKKAGLTFFLKGKMGENNVMVLNNQESYKLNSFAVADCLIEFSEEGENFKKGDLVNVRMIL
- the moaA gene encoding GTP 3',8-cyclase MoaA; translation: MLKDNFGRAHDYLRISLTDVCNFRCQYCIPDENTSFMPSSRLMTVDEIDAIAREFVKLGVNKIRLTGGEPLVRKDFAEIVLALSKFPVELTLTTNGLRTNEFIDVFKKAGIKSINVSLDTLDKEQFFTITKRNVFEKVWNNIQQLIDEGFHVKVNTVVMRDFNDSEILDFIEWTKKQPVHVRFIEFMPFDKNQWNTQKVFSYQEIIDVAATKYSFLRMKDGATETAKKFKPLGHEGTFAVISTMSAPFCGNCNRMRLTADGKMKNCLFSKGEADILTALRNSEDIVPIIKQCVASKAEALGGQFQGDYKKIDATKIDNRSMINIGG
- a CDS encoding DsrE/DsrF/DrsH-like family protein, which translates into the protein MEIKEKKPLEKVCIICAKGNLEDVYAALVMANGAVMEGIETNVFFTFFGLEGITKKSMNHLHTATTGNPAMKMPGGIPFPTMLGGLPGVESAVSSMMRKQMEELGMPPVDEFLEMITAGGGSIYACKLAVDMFKLTKDDFSDEVKDIITIGEFYELCDGDRTQIIFT
- a CDS encoding TusE/DsrC/DsvC family sulfur relay protein — its product is MEKVYAGQTVSVDKEGYLTDLAQWNKDIAIEIGKEVGINELTDKHFEVLAYLQDQQRKEVALSIRGVGKSGIVDIKQLYELFPKGPLKFSSKMAGIPKPKSCI
- the sqr gene encoding type III sulfide quinone reductase, selenoprotein subtype — protein: MKKLVILGAGTAGTMMASHLIKKLKKSDWEITIVDQYKTHYYQPGFLFLPFDTYKPEDVKKSIDEFIPKGVKLIREKIDFIDKDSDTVVLENGTKLTYDILILATGTKTAPGEVQGMLGDYWYKTIFDFYTFEGALALRDKLRDWKGGKLVIHITEMPIKCPVAPLEFAFLADTFFINKGIRDKVDITYVTPLSGAFTKEKCTTALTYLLKDKNIKIVPDFAVEHIDGENGKIVDYGGEEVPFDLLVTIPTNMGDDLMSRSGIGDDMNYVPTDKNTLQTKVKENIFALGDCTNVPASKAGSVAHFQAEILTENILLYIEGKELKPDFDGHANCFIETGHGKALLIDFNYEYEPVSGKFPFAGIGPLNLLTESRLNHWGKLAFRWVYWNMLLPARKLPFITPKMSKAGKNFD
- a CDS encoding sodium:solute symporter; amino-acid sequence: MQLFDWIVLIVTLLFIVIYGVWKTKGSKNVEDYILGNNETPWYTVGLSVMATQASAITFLSTPGQAYHDGMGFIQFYFGLPIAMVVICLTFIPLYHKYKVYTAYEYLEKRFDLKTRSLAAILFLVQRGLGTGLTIYAPSIILSALLGWNLTLMNIVIGVLVIIYTFSGGTKAVNVTQKQQMFVIMMGMFTTFLLILYYLPNDMTFSNALHIAGANDKMNIVDFSFDPEEKYTIWSGLTGGFFLALAYFGTDQSQVGRYLSGKSVRESQMGLIMNGLLKVPMQFLILLTGVMVFVFFQFNPVPLNFNPNNKISIDKSEYKEEYQVLEKKLEALSEDKKVINLLYIDQLNQDYDNPTLRKELVALSSKEKDLRDHAKELIQKADDRNETNDKDYVFFHFILHYLPKGLIGLLLAVIISAAMSSTASGLNALASTTAIDIYKRNVKAEKNETHYVNVTKFFTLFWGIVAILFASIGTLFENLIQLVNIVGSIFYGTVLGIFLVGFYIKFVQAKAIFYSAVLSQIAIFVIYYFTIFIYPSGEEKLGYLWLNFIGAMLTIVMSMMMQFLFFRNKATAQI
- a CDS encoding PIG-L family deacetylase, encoding MLKNLLYSLVITIFIFPFSNAQQPQKSTSVEIFHQIQKLNFLGSVLYVAAHPDDENTRLISYLANETNARTAYLSLTRGDGGQNLIGPQLRELLGVIRTQELIEARKIDGGEQLFTRANDFGFSKNAEETLEIWDKERVQADIVWAIRKFQPDVIINRFDHRTSGNTHGHHSASAKLSFECFNKANDASIFPEQLSWVQPWQPKRQFFNTSWWFYGSQEKFNAADKTNMLSLQTGVYYASKGKSNQEIAALSRSRHQSQGFGSTGSRGEETEYLEFINGSPLQNKSSIFEGIDTSWNRIKGGKPIGELLSKIAADFDFNTPSSSIPDLAKAYTMIKSLDENHWKPIKLEEIKNTIAACAGLYLEAVAQNQEVTKGSLVNLTIEAINRSMVPMQFVSVTALPEQKATVKNLPLNFNISQKTTLDVQLPAAIDYTQPYWLKDKGTVGMYTVSEPKNIGIPDIIRTVKVVFNIQISGIEIPFERTVVYKYNDDVKGEMYNYLDIVPEVTTSILDKVSLFKDTKKKYIAVKVKAGKDAVKGDLQLELPNSWTVQPRNIAFVLDKKGTEQTYYFEVTPPNAPEEAVAKSVAIVEGKVFDNEQIIIDFNHITKQQVLKPAESKFIRMDLKTNNERIAYIMGAGDEVPSSLTQMGYKVTLLNPEEISPEKMANFDMVITGIRAYNTVQALANKQTILFDFVKGGKIMLVQYNNPNDLVTEYIAPFPLKISSDRVTQENAEVRFLAPNHPVLSSPNKITAKDFEGWKQEQGLYYPREFDQAFTPILSSNDKGETPKNGALLIAPYGKGHYIYTGLSFFRELPEGVSGAYKLLSNLISIQNDVKLPAQKVKP